In one window of Salvelinus sp. IW2-2015 unplaced genomic scaffold, ASM291031v2 Un_scaffold3888, whole genome shotgun sequence DNA:
- the LOC112076625 gene encoding TERF1-interacting nuclear factor 2 encodes MDACGLSKDINDPVLSLSSLHLLVPPLRLLSAAMWQVAQQRDVRHYEKLEEFVTLVTEAIPELLSHRHRAQLILGLRARLVLELCRGPVDPQTIQPYLDRMPTVTPGCTGYRDAEVEASESNFVVLVQSLLKDPVERECFFQEVFPEQYGRHYDTAVQTLTWEFLSRLEQLFPVPDLKQTATWLSSAPSVLEECMQSTPENLNLILQHHKSFGHLKEP; translated from the exons ATGGATGCATGTGGACTATCTAAAGACATCAATG ATCCAGTTCTCAGTCTTTCTTCTCTGCACCTCCTGGTTCCACCCTTGCGGCTCCTGTCTGCTGCCATGTGGCAGGTGGCTCAGCAAAGAGATGTGAGGCACTATGAGAAGTTGGAGGAGTTTGTGACTCTGGTGACAGAGGCCATTCCAGAGCTGCTGAGCCACAGACATAGAGCTCAGCTCATTCTAGGTCTGAGAGCACGG CTGGTTCTGGAGCTGTGCCGAGGCCCTGTCGACCCTCAAACCATCCAACCTTACCTGGACAGAATGCCCACTGTAACTCCAGGATGTACAGGA TACAGAGAYGCAGAGGTGGAAGCATCTGAATCAAATTTTGTGGTGCTTGTCCAATCACTGCTAAAGGACCCAGTCGAGAGGGAGTGCTTCTTTCAG GAGGTGTTCCCGGAACAATATGGCCGACATTATGACACAGCGGTGCAGACATTAACATGGGAGTTCCTCTCCAGACTGGAACAACTGTTTCCAGTACCAGACCTCAAGCAG ACGGCGACATGGCTCAGCTCTGCACCTTCAGTCCTGGAGGAGTGTATGCAGTCTACCCCAGAGAATCTGAACCTCATTCTCCAGCACCATAAGAGTTTTGGACATTTAAAAGAACCTT